In Bradyrhizobium sp. 195, the sequence TCCCCGATCGTGACCAATCTCGCCGCGCCCGCCAACAATTGGGCCCGGATCGAGGCCTCCATGGTGACCGAGAGCATGAACGACGAGGAGGCCGGCATCCTGGCCGCGCACATCAGCGAGGACATCGTCACTTACTTGCGGTCCGCCTCGGTCGCGCAGTTCGAGGGATCGCGCGGGCTCCAGCATCTGCGCGACGACCTGACCGAGCGCGCCAGCATCCGCTCGTCCGGCAAGGTCCGCGAATTGATCATTGAGACGTTGGTGATCCAGTGAGAGTGAAAGTCCTGCTGCTCGCGTTGATCCTGGTGGTGCTGCCTGAAGTGGCGCTCGCCCAGATTCCGGACCTCAACTCGCTGCTGCCGCCCGGAAACGGTTCGACCAGCGGCCGGATCATCCAGCTGATGGCCCTGGTCACGGTGCTGTCGGTGGCGCCGGGACTGCTCATCATGGTGACGAGCTTCACGCGATTTGCGGTGGCGCTGTCGTTCCTGCGCGCCGGTCTCGGCCTGCAGACCACGCCGGCCAATCTGGTGCTGATCAGCCTCGCGCTGTTCATGACCTTCTACGTGATGGCGCCGACCTTCGACCGTGCCTGGGAGACCGGCGTCCAGCCGCTGATGAAGAACGAGATCTCGGAAGAACAAGCCTATCTGAAGATCACGGATCCGTTCCGCGAGTTCATGCTGGCCCATGTCCGCGACAAGGATCTGCAGACCTTCGAGTCGCTCGCCGCGGAGAGCTTTCGCAAGAAGTTCGACGACAAGCGCGTCGATTTGCGCGTCATCATCCCGGCCTTCATGATCTCCGAGCTGAGGCGTTCTTTCGAGATCGGCTTCCTCATCATCCTGCCGTTCCTCGTGATCGACATGATCGTGGCGACGCTGACCATGTCGATGGGCATGATGATGATGCCGCCGACCATCCTCGCGCTGCCGTTCAAGATGCTGTTCTTCGTGCTGATCGACGGCTGGAATCTGCTCGCCTCCGGATTGGTGCGCTCGTTCTCGTAACGTCGGCCAAGCGGTTATGGTTAGCGGAAAGTAATATTAACCATATGATTTTACTGCTGAATTCAGGCCGATCTTAATCCGGAAGCAAGATTCGGCGTGCTAGCAATGCGTCACGGCGGGTTGGACCCCACCCACAGCAGTCCAAAGGCATGATGCCGCCCCTCCGTACCGGTGCAAGCCCGGTATGTCCCCTGATGAAAATGTAACGCGTACATAAAGGGACATTCGCAATGTCAAGCCTGCTCACGAACTCGTCTGCCATGACCGCGCTCCAGACCCTGCGGTCTGTCAGCTCGCAACTCTCCACCACGCAGAGCCGGATCTCCACCGGCCAGCGCGTGGCCACGGCCGCGGACAACGCCGCCTACTGGTCGATCGCGACCTCGATGCGCGCCGACAATGCCGCGCTCTCTGCCGTCTCCGACTCGCTCGGTCTGTCGGCCGCGACCGTCGACACCGAGTACACCGCTCTGAACAAGGTGCTCGGCGACAGCAACTCCGGTCTGACCAAGCTCCAGTCGCTGCTGGTCGAAGCCAAGACCGCCGGTATCGATCGCAGCAAGATCCAGTCGGAAATCACGCAGATCCAGCAGGACATGAAGAACGTCGCCAGCGCGGCGACCTTCAACGGCGTCAACTGGCTGAGCACCAACGCCTCCACGCCGACGACCGTCAATCTGGTGTCGTCGTTCTCGCGCGTCGGCTCCACGCCGACCACCAGCTCGATCACGGTGACCGTCGCCAACTACTCGCTGTACACCTCGACCACGAGCGGCATCCTGGACACGGTGAGCGGCAGCGCGTCGGTCGACAGCCTCAACATCGGCGCGTTGACCGACTCGGCCGCTGACCAGACCATTCTCGATGGTTACATCGCGAAGGTCACCGCAGCGATCGGCACGGTGTCTTCGGGCGCCGCCAACCTCGGCGCCATCAAGAACCGTATCTCGAACAACTCGGAGTTCGTGAAGTCGCTGATGGACTCGGTGGATCGCGGTATCGGCCAGCTCGTCGACGCCGACATGAACCAGGAGTCCACCCGTCTGGCGGCTCTCCAGGTCCAGCAGCAGCTCGGTGTTCAGGCGCTCTCGATCGCCAACAACAACAGCCAGAGCATCCTGTCGCTGTTCCGCTAAGGCCAGGACGATCCTAGGGAGGGCCGCGCTTCGTCAGAAGCGCGGCCCTTTTGTTTGGCGCGATGCCGCCGCCATGATTGCGGCTGCTTGTTGCAAAGGGATCACGGCGCCACAAGCCTCGCACAAGCTTCTCCGGCTAGTCTGGCCGTTACGACGGATTGGGTTCACGCGCATTTCCGCAGCCCAAAGGCATGATGCCGCCCTGTCGTACCGGTGCAAGCCCGGTATGTCCCCAAAATCCAATCTGCTTTCAAAGGGACATCAAAGATGGCTTCCAGCCTGCTTACCAACTCCGCTGCAATGACTGCGCTCCAGACCCTCCGGAATGTCAGCGCCAGCCTGCAGACGACCGAAAACCGCATCTCGACCGGCCAGCGCGTCTCGACCGCTTCGGACAACTCGGCCTATTGGTCGATCGCGACCTCGATGCGCGCCGACAACGCCGCGCTCTCCGCCGTCTCCGACTCGCTCGGTCTGTCGGCCGCGACCGTCGACACCGAATACACCGCCCTGAACAAGGTCATCGGCGACCAGAACTCCGGCCTGACCAAGCTCCAGGCGCTGCTGGTCGAAGCCAAGACCGCCGGCATCGACCGCACCAAGATCCAGGCTGAAATCACCCAGATCCAGCAGGACATGAAGAACGTGGCCAACGCAGCGACGTTCAACGGCGTGAACTGGCTGAGCACCAACGCCTCGACCCCGGCGACGGTCAACCTGGTGTCGTCGTTCTCGCGCGTCGGCGGCACGCCCACGATCAACACCATCACGGTGACGGTTGCCAACTATTCGCTCTACACCTCGGCCACGGCCGGCATCCTCGACACGGTGAGCGGCAGCGCCTCGGTCGACACCATCAACATCGGTGCGCTGACCGACTCGGCCGCCCACCAGACCATGATCGACGGCTACATCGCGCAGGTTACCACCGCGATCAACACGGTCAGCCAGTCCGCTGCCAACCTCGGCGCCATCAAGAACCGCATCTCGAACAACACGGAATTCGTGAAGTCGCTGATGGACTCGGTGGATCGCGGTATCGGCCAGCTCGTCGACGCCGACATGAACGCGGAATCGACCCGGCTCCAGGCGCTGCAGACCCAGCAGCAGCTCGGCGTTCAGGCGCTCTCGATCGCCAACCAGAACAGCCAGAGCATCCTGTCGCTGTTCCGCGGCTAAGCGACGGCTTCGAAAACGACCGTGCTCCCTTGAGGGAGCACGGTCCCCGCCGTGACCGGCGGACGTGACGGCACGAGGCGTGCCCGCAATCGCAATCCCGACGCCAGGCTTCATACGACACGCCGCAACCGAGAGCGCTGTCCTGCGCCCGGTCGTCCGCGCGTTGACGTCAAGCCGATCGCGTCGCCCCCGCTTCTTGTAAAATTGCAACGCCGTGCCTGCGAACTGACACAATCCTGTCCTCGCGCAACCTTCAGACAAGGTTGGCAGCGGAGTGTCCTCACCGTTCGCATTGGTACGAGGTCATATGCTCAGTCGTGCGCAGGTACAGCAACTGCTCAACAATCTGCTGGAGCTTGGGCCGCGACGCCTGATGGCCTTGGGATTGATCGGCTTTGCCGTTCTCGTCACCGTCGTCGGCGGCGCGTACTATTTGAGCCGCCCCGAACTCGAGACGCTCTATACCGGTCTCACCCGCGAAGACGTGACGCGCATGGGCGCGGCGCTGCGCGAGCAGAACATCACCTTCGACGTCAATACGGCCGGAGACGCGCTCTCGGTGCGCCCGAGCCAGACCATGCAGGCGC encodes:
- a CDS encoding flagellar basal body-associated FliL family protein, whose translation is MRLIAAIVVLTLVAVGAGALAGLHLFAAAERAADAKKSATPPPLASSYAGSPRLRKLSPIVTNLAAPANNWARIEASMVTESMNDEEAGILAAHISEDIVTYLRSASVAQFEGSRGLQHLRDDLTERASIRSSGKVRELIIETLVIQ
- the fliP gene encoding flagellar type III secretion system pore protein FliP (The bacterial flagellar biogenesis protein FliP forms a type III secretion system (T3SS)-type pore required for flagellar assembly.); amino-acid sequence: MRVKVLLLALILVVLPEVALAQIPDLNSLLPPGNGSTSGRIIQLMALVTVLSVAPGLLIMVTSFTRFAVALSFLRAGLGLQTTPANLVLISLALFMTFYVMAPTFDRAWETGVQPLMKNEISEEQAYLKITDPFREFMLAHVRDKDLQTFESLAAESFRKKFDDKRVDLRVIIPAFMISELRRSFEIGFLIILPFLVIDMIVATLTMSMGMMMMPPTILALPFKMLFFVLIDGWNLLASGLVRSFS
- a CDS encoding flagellin N-terminal helical domain-containing protein → MSSLLTNSSAMTALQTLRSVSSQLSTTQSRISTGQRVATAADNAAYWSIATSMRADNAALSAVSDSLGLSAATVDTEYTALNKVLGDSNSGLTKLQSLLVEAKTAGIDRSKIQSEITQIQQDMKNVASAATFNGVNWLSTNASTPTTVNLVSSFSRVGSTPTTSSITVTVANYSLYTSTTSGILDTVSGSASVDSLNIGALTDSAADQTILDGYIAKVTAAIGTVSSGAANLGAIKNRISNNSEFVKSLMDSVDRGIGQLVDADMNQESTRLAALQVQQQLGVQALSIANNNSQSILSLFR
- a CDS encoding flagellin N-terminal helical domain-containing protein, whose amino-acid sequence is MASSLLTNSAAMTALQTLRNVSASLQTTENRISTGQRVSTASDNSAYWSIATSMRADNAALSAVSDSLGLSAATVDTEYTALNKVIGDQNSGLTKLQALLVEAKTAGIDRTKIQAEITQIQQDMKNVANAATFNGVNWLSTNASTPATVNLVSSFSRVGGTPTINTITVTVANYSLYTSATAGILDTVSGSASVDTINIGALTDSAAHQTMIDGYIAQVTTAINTVSQSAANLGAIKNRISNNTEFVKSLMDSVDRGIGQLVDADMNAESTRLQALQTQQQLGVQALSIANQNSQSILSLFRG